Within the Candidatus Kryptoniota bacterium genome, the region TCCTTCGGGGGCTGTACCAGTTTATAGTGGATATTGAAGCCGTGAGCGAATGCAAGGACCTTTCCGGCAGAAAGATTCGGCGCGATCTCGGTCTCGTACAGCTTCTTCTGTGCCATGTCGGGGGCGAGAATCATTATAAGATCTGCTGCTGCGGACGCGTCGAACGGCGTCATTACCTGAAGTCCTTCAGCTTCAGCTGCCGCTCTTGATTTGCTCCCGGGCTGCAAGCCGACGACTACTTTTACACCGCTGTCGCGGAGGTTCAACGCATGCGCGTGTCCCTGACTGCCGTAGCCGATAATTGCCACAGTTTTTCCCGTGAGTAAAGATAAATCTGCGTCAGCATCGTAGTACACTTTCATTTGTGTTCCTTTGACTTTTGAGATTGTGAATGATTTGACAAGGTGAGGGTTACGGATGAGGGAACAGCAGCAATCAGCTGCCTGTACCGTGAGTTATGTTCTGGATCCCGCTGTCTCATTTCTAAACCTCACCCTCGAATTCTCGCTTCAACGCGACGCGGCCGGTCCGTGCGATTTCTTTGATGCCGAACGGTTCCAGCATTTTTATCATTGCTTCCACTTTCTTCTCGCTCCCGGTGGCCTCTATTGTGATTGACCGCTGACTTATGTCAATGATTTTGGATCGGAAGATTTCCGAAATTTGCATCAGCTCGGAACGGGTGGTTTTGTTCGCTGAGACTTTAATCAGGATCAGCTCACGCTCCATGAAGCTGTCGTAAGTGAGATCCACAACTTTCGTAACGTCGATGAGTTTGTTCAACTGTTTAATGATCTGTTCGATAATGTCGTCGTCGCCTTTCGAGACTATCGTGACACGCGCGGCTGAATCATCTTCGCTTGTTCCGACCGAAATACTGTCGATGTTGTATCCGCGTGCGCTGAACAAGCCCACGATCCTGTTCAACGCGCCGAATTTGTTTTCAACAAGTACGGATATGGTATGTTTCTTCACTTCACGGTCTCCATATGGGAATGTAATTTCTTGAGTTCTTCGACGCTCTTCGGATAATCCATTATCTGGGCGACCGTTCCTCCGCTCGGGATCATCGGGAAGACATTGTCTTCGCTTGTCGTCCTAAAATCTATCAGTACCGGCCTGTCGTTTATCTTCATCGATTCTTCGAGGATCGGGGCAACTTCGGCGGGTTTGTCAGTAACGAACCCGGCGGCTCCGAACGCTTCCGCGAGTTTCGCGAAATCCGGATTGTTCCCGAGCGAAACCTGGCTGTATCGCTTTTTGTAAAACATGTCCTGCCATTGCCTCACCATTCCGAGAAAACCGTTGTTCAGGATCACGATCTTTATCGGGAGCTTGTGACCAACGGCCGTCGCCAGCTCCTGGATGTTCATCTGAATTCCTCCGTCCCCGTTTATGCTGAAGACGGGTCTGTCTTTTACTCCGAACGCCGCACCTATGGAAGCAGGGAAGGAGAACCCCATCGTGCCCAGGCCGCCTGACGTAATGTTCGATCTCGGGTTCTTGAACCTGTAGAACTGTGCCGTCCACATCTGGTTCTGTCCGACATCTGAAGTCACTACCGCTTCGCCATGGGTCACTTCATAGATCTTTTCAATTACATACTGTGCCCGAATCCTATCGCCGTCTTCATACCTTAGCGGATGTTCATTCTTCCACGTACGTATCTGTTCGAGCCACTCCTTAGTGTCAAGCGGCTTCACCAGAGGAATCAACCTCTCGAGCACATGGCGGACATCGCCGACGATCGGCACATCGACCTTGACGTTCTTGCTAATCGCCGATGGGTCGATATCGATGTGAACTTTCCTGGATTTCGGAGAGAAGGACGCAGGATTGCCGGTGACGCGGTCATCGAATCTGGAACCGATCGCCACGAGACAATCGCATTGGTCGACGGCGATATTCGAGTACCATGTTCCGTGCATACCGAGCATTCCCATCGAGAGTTCGTCTTCGCCTGGGAATGCTCCGAGTCCCATCAGCGTCATGGTAACCGGCGCGTTCAGTTTCTTCGCGAGATTAACAATTTCCTTGGAGGCGTTCGAAGCAATGGCGCCCCCACCGACATACAGGACCGGTTTTTTCGATGCGTTAATGATCTCAACCGCCTTGTTTATTTGCCCCATGTGCCCGAAGTAGAACGGGTGGTAACCTCTCAACTTAACTTCTTTAGGATACGAAAATGCCGTTCGTGACGCCATCACGTCTTTCGGCATGTCGACAACAACGGGACCCGGTCTGCCGGTCGCAGCAATATGGAACGCGGCCCGGATCGTCCATGCAAGTTCACGAACGTCCTTCACCAGGAAATTATGTTTCGTGATAGATCTTGTTATCCCGATTATATCGGCTTCCTGGAACGCATCGTTGCCAATCAAATGAGTCGCGACCTGGCCGGTGAACACAACGATCGGTACGGAATCCATATACGCGTCGGCAATCCCTGTCACCGTGTTCGTGGCGCCGGGGCCCGACGTTACCACAACTACTCCCACTTTGCCGGTAGCCTTCGCATATCCCTCGGCCGCATGTACTGCTCCCTGTTCATGTCTTGTCAAAATGTGCTTGATGTCAGACATGTCGTGCATTGCATCGTAGACACCGATCACGGCGCCTCCCGGATATCCGAAAATGTATTCGACCTTTTCCTCCATCAAGGCTTTTACAAAAATCTCGGCGCCTGTAATTTCGTTCGTGCTCATATTTCATGTCTCCGTTTCTTCTATAGGTTGTCTGATTCGGTCACATGTCCACCCGCTTCAGTCTTACAGCTTTTTAAATGAACAAATCCAAAGACCTCAATACGCGCCCGGCACAGTACTGAGCTTCAGGTTATTCCCGCTTCGTCGATTTTGGATTTTAGTTCAGGTTTGCTTCTGGGGAATAACCTTCGGCTATTTAGCTAATAATGCCGAGTAGGATATTCCCCTCGCTAAGGAGGAGGAGAATAAGGATGGAAATAATGGAAATGAGGCCACGAAGATAAGAACCGACAACACTTTCGGACAGCGGGTAAGCCGTTCCCGCTACTAATGACTCATATGTAGTGCTATTGGTTATCATCTTTCCTTAATAGAGTATAAGAAATGGTGTAGCCGTTGTCAATAGTTTCATCGGAATTATTTTGTTAAACCTGCATTAAGTTAAGGGAGTTATCTTCTGCCGGATTGATCATCCCGATCAGTTCTTGATCAAAGATCTAGATAATACGTCCCGGTGGCTGAAATGGCGGATTGTTTATTAGCGGCGTCAGCGATAAATTTTTTTGCGAGTCGGACGAAATAGTCGAAGAGAGGAGTCAAAATGCCCGGGGAAAAGCATAGAATACTATGGGTAGACGATGAAATCGAGCTTTTGAAGCCGCATGTCATCTTCCTGAAGGACAAAGGTTTCCAGGTGGATACAGCTACAAACGGACAGGATGCAATCGAACTCGTTCGCCAGAACTTCCGCGACCAAAACTACGATCTCATTCTGCTTGACGAAATGATGGCCGGAATGGGCGGTCTGAAAACACTTGAGGCGATCAAAGGAATTGCTCCTGAAATACCTGTCGTCATGATTACGAAGAATGAAGCCGAGTCTCTTATGGAAGAGGCGATCGGACAGAAGATAACCGATTATCTTACGAAGCCCGTGAACCCCAGTCAGATTCTTCTTACGGCAAAACGAATCATCGACGGTCACAGGATCACCGGTGAGCGCGTATCGCGTGATTATGTTACTGACTTCCGTGATATTTCGAGCCAGCTCGATAGTGAACTCACCTATAAAGAATGGGTGGAGATTCACCAGAAGCTGACTTACTGGGAGCTCGAGATCGACGAGCATCCTGAGACCGGCTTGAAGGACCCGCTGACAGACCAAAGGCGAGCAGCGAACGCCGCGTTCGGGAAATACATCGAAAGCGTTTACAAGAATTGGGTCAATTCGAAATCCGAGAAGCCGAAACTCTCGCATGAGGTATTCGAAACCTACGTAATGCCGAAGATGACTCCTGGAAAACCGGTTGTGATGATCGTAATCGACTGCATGCGGCTCGACCAGTGGCTGATCATGGAAGATTACCTGCGAGACGATTTCGCCATCAACAAAGAATTCTATTATTCGATATTGCCCACGGCGACTCCCTATTCGCGCAACGCGATCTTCAGCGGGCTTCTTCCTCTTGAAATGGAAAAGCGGTTCCCTGAAATCTGGGACAAAGGAAATTCAGACGACGACTCGAGCAGGAACAGGTATGAAAAGGAATTGTTGACCGATCTGCTTCAGCGGAAGAGAATTCGAGTGGAACCGAAATATATCAAGATCATCGATCCTGATTTCGGAAAGAATATCGTATCGAATATTTCCAGCTTTGTCAGATTACCTCTGACCACGATAGTCGTAAATTTCGTAGACATACTGGCTCATTCGCGTTCCGACTCGGACATTTTGAAGGAGATTGCGCCCGACGAAAGTGCGTACAGGTCGCTGACGAAATCGTGGTTCCAGCATTCATATCTCCTCGATCTGTTCAAAGCGCTGGCCGAGACAAATGCGACTGTAGTGGTCACAACCGATCATGGGAGTGTGAGGAGCCTCAGGGGCTCCAAGGTTCTTGGTGACAGAGAGGCGTCAACGAATCTCCGCTACAAATTTGGACGGAACCTAAAATGCGACGACAGGCAGGCGATATTCGTGAAGAACCCGGAGGATTACATGCTCCCGAGGCGCGGTGTGACGATCAATTACATTATCGCCAAAGAGGATTTTTATTTTGTTTATCCCACGGAGTATCATAAGTACCTGGAGCAATATCACGACAGCTTCCAGCATGGGGGGATCTCTCTTGAGGAGATGATTCTGCCGGTAATTTTCCTGGACCCAAGGTAAGAGCCCGAATAAGATGGAAATCCACATCTCAAAAGCTGAAAGCGAAACGATTGCACTTGGCAAGAAGTTCGCCGGTCAGTTGAAGGAAGGGGGATTCGTTGCGTTATACGGCGAGCTCGGCGCAGGCAAGACTCAATTTGTCAAAGGTGTCTGCGAGGCGCTCAAAGTGACGGAAGTCGTAAACAGCCCGACCTTTACCATAGTGAACGAGTATCATGGTACGATGCCGGTATTTCACATCGACCTGTACCGGCTAAGCAATGTGGACGAGATTTTAGGAATTGGATTTGACGAATACCTCGAGGCCGGCGGGATTTGTCTCGTGGAGTGGGCGGAGAAGCTCGACGGTATCATACCGGGCAGGAGATTCGACGTGAAGTTGGCGGTGGTGGATGAGTCGACCCGCGAAATTTCAATAGCATCTCTAAACGAAGGCGAATGAGTACGAACAGGATACTGGCGCTCGAGACAGCGACCAAGATTTGCTCCGTCGCAGTTTCTGAGAACGGCGTGGTCGCGGGAGAGTTTTCGATATACGTTCCGCACGCACATGTCGAACGGCTCGTGTCAGTGATCAATGATCTGCTGAAGAATCTTCGCTTGAAGTACAGCGATCTGGATGCGATCGCAGTCTCGAATGGTCCCGGCAGCTTCACCGGTCTCAGGATCGGGCTCAGCGTCGCTAAAGGAATAGCCTTTGCGGAAGACAAGCGGATCATCGCAGTTCCGACGCTTGATGCGCTGGCTTTGCGCGCCCGTATACTGGTTGATAGGAAGACCGTTGTCCCGGTACTTCACGCCAGAGGAAGGGAATTTTATTATTGCAGATATAAATTCGTAAATTCATTTCCGGAGAGGTCGGGCGATTATAAAGTCTCTGGTCCAGCGGGAATCGCCGAGGAATTTGACTCCGAAACGATTTTCGTCGGCGAAGGCGTGGCCGAACTTGTCAAGGAGGATTGCATAAACGTGAAATTCGGTGAGCGCTCATTCTGCGAATTGACCGCCTCGGCTGTGGAGGTGGGCATGGCGGCCCAGGAGAAGTTCGACAGGCAGGAGTTTTCAGACCTTAGAACATTGGTGCCGATGTATGTCAAGGACTTCGTGACCGTTAAAGGCAATCCCTTAAAAAAAATCATGGAGAGAATCTGATGTCCTGGTTCAAACGGTCTAAACAGAACATTGTCTCCGGCGAAAAAAAAGATTTGCCGGAAGGCTCATGGGTGAAATGCGAAAAGTGCGGAGAGGTACTTCACAAATCGCAGCTACAGGACAATCTCTGGACATGCAACAAGTGCAATTACCATTTCAGGATCGGGAGCAAAGAGTATATTCAGCTCCTTCTCGACAAGAAAAGCTTCAAAGAGACAGACAGGGCACTGAAGTCGAACGATCCTCTGAAGTTCACGGATACAAAGTCGTACAAAGTTAGAGTTGCCGAAGCTCAGAAGAAGACCGGACTTGTCGATGCAATAAGGACGGGAACCGGAGAGATAAATGGGCACAAGGTCGTGTTCGGCTGTATGGACTTCCAGTTCATCGGCGGTAGCATGGGCTCTGTAGTCGGTGAAAAAGTTGCACGTTCCGTCGATCGCGCGGTCAAGCTCAAGCGACCATTGATTTTGATTTCTCAAAGCGGCGGGGCGAGAATGATGGAAGCAGCGATTTCTCTCATGCAGCTGGCCAAGACGAGCGCTCGTCTGACGAGATTACATAAGGCCGGACTTCCGTACATTTCGATCATGGTCGATCCGACCACGGGAGGAGTGACCGCGAGCTTTGCCATGCTGGGCGACTTCAATATCGCGGAACCCGGAGCACTCATCGGGTTTGCTGGTCCGCGAGTGATTAAGCAAGCAGTGGGTAAAGACCTTCCGGAAGGATTCCAAAGATCCGAATTCCTTCTCGACAAGGGATTTGTCGACTTTATCGCGCATAGAAAAGAACTTAAGGGCAAAGTAACACAGCTGTTAGATCTCCTGGAATCGTAATCCGCAATGACCATCAGGATTGTCGGAGTGCCGATGGATCTCGGCGCAGGGAGGCGCGGGGTCGATATGGGTCCGTCCGCGCTGAGGATTGCCGGTATCGCCGAGAGGCTCCGTGAAATCGGGCACACCGTATTCGACGACGGCGATATTCCGGTAAAGGTTCCTGAAAGCGCGGAGATCGACAACCCGAAGTTGAAGTACCTCCCCGAAATTGTCCGAGTATCGACAATACTCGCCCACAAGATCGGGACAATCATGGAGCAAAAGGAATTCCCGCTGGTGCTCGGCGGGGACCACTCGATCGCGATGGGAACAATTTCGGGGTTATCAGGCTTCGCGCGGAAGAACGGCTTGAGGTTCGGAGTCATCTGGATCGATGCTCACGCGGACATGAATACGAATGAGACAAGCCCTTCCGGAAATATCCACGGGATGCCCTTCGCTGCAGTCCTTGGCGAAGGCGTCAAGGAGCTGACGACGATAGGCGGCGACTTCAGGAAGGTCGACCCGAAAAACGCCGTTCTGATAGGTGTTAGAAATATAGACCGTGCGGAGAAGGAGATAATGAAGCGCACCGGAATAAAGTATTACACCATGGCTGACATTGATAAATACGGTGCTCACAGGATAATCGGACGGGCACTGAAAGAATTCAAGGAGAATGTCGACCTGCTTCACGTTAGTTTTGATATCGATTCCGTTGACCCATCCGTAGCAGCAGGAGTCGGAACACCGTCGCCCGGTGGATTAAGCTACAGAGAAACTCACCTCATAATGGAAACGATAGCAGATTGCGAGTGCATGAGCTCGCTCGAAGTCACCGAAGTTAACCCGATATTCGACGTGAGGAACGAATCCGCTGAGTTCGCCACCGCGGTTGTCGCATCCGCGCTCGGGAAAAAAATCATTTGAGAATAGATGAAGACAATAACTTCTATCGCTGAAATGCAATCGATTGCGGGAGAACTCCGCGTCGGTGGAAAAAGGATCGGACTCGTTCCGACTATGGGATACCTCCACGAGGGACATCTAAGCCTTTTGGATGAAGCGCAGAAACAGTCGGATGTCGTTGTCATGTCCATATACGTAAACCCGACGCAGTTCGGGAGAGGCGAGGACTTCGAGAGGTACCCTCGCGATCTGGAGCGTGACGAGAAAATGGCTGCTGCACGTGGCGTCGAATATTTGTTCGAGCCGGTCGACAGGGAAATGTACCCGGAAGGCTTTCTTACGTTTGTCGAACTCGACAAGGTCTCTCATCTTTTTGAAGGAGAATTCAGACCGGGACACTTCAGAGGAGTTGCTACGATTGTTACGAAGCTCTTCAATATCATCAGGCCGCATGTTGCTGTTTTCGGACAAAAGGATGCTCAACAGGTGTTCATCATCCAAAAACTAGTCAGCGATTTGGATTTCGACGTCCGTATCCGCGTCGCCCCGATTGTTCGTGATCCCGACGGTCTCGCCATGAGCTCGCGAAATGTCTACCTTTCCGAATCGGAGCGCGCTCAGGCGTCGGTGATTTACAGATCGCTGAAGCTTGCCGAGAGGATCCTCAAAGAAGGTGATACGGACCTCGTTCATGTGAGGTCAGAGATGATAAGGCTTATTGACAGCGTTTCCGATGCGAAGATCGACTACGTGAGTTTTGTGAACACATCGACTTTCGATCGTGTAGAGTCGACCGATGGACTCGAGAAGGCGCAAGCGATACTGGCGGTCAGGTTTGGAAAGACGAGGCTGATAGACAATATGCTTTACGACCTGGGGCACTAATGGGCATGGTCTCTGTCTCTAATTTGAGCTACGGCTGCTGAGATGAAGCTGAACGAACTCGCCGGATTGGCTAACAAGCTTCCACAAAATCCCGGTCTCAACGCGAGTGGAGAGTACTTTGTCTCAGTGGTCGTCCTTCTTTTGGTTCCGATCGATGGGGAGTACCACATCCTTTTCGAGAAGAGAGCACCTTCGATCAGGCAAGGGGGGGAGATTTCGCTGCCGGGCGGAGAGTTCGATGAGAGCGACGGGACTCTTGAAATGGCTGCGCTGAGGGAGGTCGAAGAGGAAGTGGGGATTCCAAGAAGCAAGATCAAGATTATTGGAAGGCTCGATTCGGTAATCGTGCCGCTAGGAGTCATGGTAAATGTATTTGTAGGAGTGTCCGACGTTTCAGAAAGTGAAATCACTGCAAACCCAAAGGAAGTCGAAAAGGCTTTTCTCATCCCCGTGTCGCACTTTCAGCACAACCAGCCGGAGACTTATGAATTGATGACCAGAATTTATCCTTCATTCACAGACGCCAAGACCAACGACGAGGTCGTCCTTCTTCCGTCGAAGGAACTCGGGCTGCCCGAACGGTATTGGAAGTCGTGGGGTGGAGCAAGGCACAAAGTCTATGTGTTCAAAACCTCGGAGGGCACAATCTGGGGAATTACGGCAAGGATCATTATTGATTTCATAAAAAGGATGAGATGAAGACGCTACTATCGAAAAGGCTGATGGATTGATAACATGTCAGTGCGGCAGAGAGATAACGAAGCGTCCGAGTAACAGGTTCTGTCTCACGCGATCCGGTTCTAGTGGCCGCAGATGCGTGAGCATTTTGCAATCGGACTGGTCAAACCTATATGAAACGAAACTGGTCGTGCCATGAAAACAAATGAATTATCACCGCCGAAACCCGGGTTACTCCTTTTATGGCTGGGAATTTCACTCATTCTCGTTATCGGCGACTATATCGCCGGGCCATTCATCCAGTTCCCGATTACTTACCTTGTCCCAGTGGCATTAGCATCCTGGTACAATGGGCGCTGGGCAGGAATCACGTTTGCGATTCTGTTCCCACTCGTTCGACTCTACTTTAATGTTGAATTCTGGACAGTTCCATGGTCGGTAGGGGAGGCGAGCGTAAACATGTTCATCAGAGTCCTGGTGCTCTCCTCCTTTGCTGTCGTTGTCGATCGCAGGTCATCTCAAACCCGCATGCTTTCAAAAGAGCTCCGCCTACTCGAGGGATTTCTTCCCGTATGTTCCTACTGCAAGAAGATCAGGGATGAGAAAGAGGAGTGGCAGCCGATGGAGAAGTATATCATGGCACACACAACTGCTATGTTCACCCACGGGATTTGCCCCAGCTGCAGAGAAGAACATTTCGGTGAGATGCTCAAACGCAGCACGTGACGTAGTATATTACTCCCAGCGTAGGTTTGATTGACTTGACAAAGGTGTGAACTCAGATGTTGACTCGCGGATGATCGGATTCGGAAGGTTTCTCTTCTTTCTATTCATTTCGTTAGCACCGGCATTTGCTTTCGCACAGCAGGATTGTTTCGACAGGAGTGACACTTGCAGTTACTCTATATCATCTCTTCCTCATCAGTGCGCCTCTTGCGGTATCGATACCACTCCCTGCGTGGTCAGTGAATTCGATTTGCTCGGTACGGTCGATGGACTCACATTTTACTATACCCTCTGTTCAAGGCAGGAGAGCGGCGTACCTGATTCACTTCAGGACAGTCTTCACATGGGCAAAGGACTTACAATCTCAATCGCACTTTTCGAAGGAATGAAAATCAGCGGAACGGTCAGGAAGGTCTGGGAAATTGGTGCATCCACGCGGGATTTCACCCTGACTGCGCCACAGTTTGTGAAAACCCGACTCGGAACCTTCATCCACGTTTTTATGACTAACGGCAACGGCGGGTGGGACATGGGATTCTATTTCTTGAGACGGTCCGGATCGTGGTACTCAATTGATATTCCAGATTGGTCTCAGCTTTTGAAGTCGTACCTTCCTGACCATTTCACATTGTGTCGCGGGAGCGTAATCGATCTTGACAACATGTCGATCATTCTCCCCTTGTTCAAACCTGGAGACCCGTACTGTTGCCCAACGGGCGGATCAATAAGAGCGCAGCTCGACGTGGTCGACAACAGGTTCATCGTGAAAGCTGCGATCTATGCTCCGACTGCTGTAGACCGTTTACATTGAACTGACACGTAGCCCCGTAAACGTCGATGAGTCACCACCTGACACCGACTATTCCGTGGGAGAGGCGTTTCCGGTCTTTCAAAATGGCCAGCACGTCTTGCGTCCTTGAAACTTTCCTCCGTTCCTTCTAACCTATTGTAGGTATGTTACTAGGGCCCGTTGACGCATTGCTACTAATAAAGCCGGCAATGGACAAGCCCGCCTTGACGAATACCTCAAACCACTCCCACACATAGCGTTTTATCCGTATTCAGTTCCTAAGACATTCTCTTCTCAAAAACATTGAAAGGGATTAATCATGAAACGGACAAGAGTAATAATCCTCGGCGCGGCAGGAAGAGACTTCCACAATTTCAATACGGTATTCAGGGATAATGAGCAGTATGAAGTCGTCGCATTTACCGCGACGCAAATTCCTAATATATCCGGACGCAAGTATCCTGCTGAACTGGCAGGAAAACTTTACCCAAAGGGGATTCTGATTTATCCCGAGGCACAACTTCCCCAGCTCCTTAAAGACAACAACATTGATCAAGTGGTCTTCGCATATTCCGACATCTCGTTTAATTACGTAATGACCAAAGCATCGCAGGTAACCTCACTTGGAGCAGATTTCAAACTTCTTGGCGTGAAGAACACAATGCTGAAGAGCAAAGTACCTGTAATTGCGGTCGTCGCGGTCAGAACTGGTGCGGGGAAGAGCCAAACTTCTCGTCGAGTATGTGACATACTTAGGGCAAAGGGATTGACCGTTGTCGCCGTACGTCATCCCATGCCGTATGGAGATCTGGTTAAACAGAAAGTCCAGAGATATGCCAGCATCGATGACTTAAAGAAATACGAATGCACCATCGAGGAAATGGAGGAGTACGAGCCGCACATTACAAATGGAACAATCATATATGCTGGAGTCGACTATGAGGCAATTCTACGGGAAGCCGAGAAGGAGGCCGACGTAATAGTGTGGGATGGAGGGAACAACGACACCTCATTCTACCGGCCGGACCTGACTATCACGGTAGCAGATCCTCACCGCCCCGGCCATGAGCTTTCGTACTACGCGGGCATGGTAAATACCTTGCTTGCAGATATCGTGGTGATCAACAAGGTCGAATCAGCGACCCGGGAGAATGTGGCAATTGTACGAAATAACGTGTTGAGCGTGAACGCGACGGCCAGAATAATCGAAGCCGCGTCCCCGGTTTCAGTCGAAGATGAGTCGCTCATTCGCGGCAAGAGAGTTCTCGTCGTCGAAGACGGGCCCACCCTGACCCACGGCGGGATGTCATACGGCGCGGGCGTGATTGCCGCTCAAAAGTTCGGCGCGAAAGAGCTCGTTGATCCTCGCAGGTGGGCAGTCGACACAATTTCCGAGACTTTCAAGAAATATCCGAAGACGGGCACCCTTCTGCCCGCAATGGGATACGGTGACAAACAGGTAAAGGACCTGGAAGCCACCATCAATAAGGTGGACTGTGACACAGTAATAATCGGGACCCCGATCGACCTGAGGCGCGTTATCAAAATAAAGAAGCCGTCAGTCAGAGTGAGATATGAACTCGCCGAGATAACAAAGCCTGACCTCAAGGAGGTGTTAGAGGGATTTTTGACGGAGCATAAGTTATCTTAGAAACACATCCTAAAAGGAGAATCGGAATGAAGAAAGATTTCCTGAGTATTGCCGACTGGTCCGGAAAGGATTTGATCGCATTAGTTGAGCTTTCGGAAAAAATGAAAACGAATCCGGGAAAATTCAAGAAAGCCCTCCTGGGGAAATCCGTAGCGCTGATTTTTGAAAAGCAG harbors:
- the rocF gene encoding arginase, translating into MTIRIVGVPMDLGAGRRGVDMGPSALRIAGIAERLREIGHTVFDDGDIPVKVPESAEIDNPKLKYLPEIVRVSTILAHKIGTIMEQKEFPLVLGGDHSIAMGTISGLSGFARKNGLRFGVIWIDAHADMNTNETSPSGNIHGMPFAAVLGEGVKELTTIGGDFRKVDPKNAVLIGVRNIDRAEKEIMKRTGIKYYTMADIDKYGAHRIIGRALKEFKENVDLLHVSFDIDSVDPSVAAGVGTPSPGGLSYRETHLIMETIADCECMSSLEVTEVNPIFDVRNESAEFATAVVASALGKKII
- the ilvB gene encoding biosynthetic-type acetolactate synthase large subunit, which gives rise to MSTNEITGAEIFVKALMEEKVEYIFGYPGGAVIGVYDAMHDMSDIKHILTRHEQGAVHAAEGYAKATGKVGVVVVTSGPGATNTVTGIADAYMDSVPIVVFTGQVATHLIGNDAFQEADIIGITRSITKHNFLVKDVRELAWTIRAAFHIAATGRPGPVVVDMPKDVMASRTAFSYPKEVKLRGYHPFYFGHMGQINKAVEIINASKKPVLYVGGGAIASNASKEIVNLAKKLNAPVTMTLMGLGAFPGEDELSMGMLGMHGTWYSNIAVDQCDCLVAIGSRFDDRVTGNPASFSPKSRKVHIDIDPSAISKNVKVDVPIVGDVRHVLERLIPLVKPLDTKEWLEQIRTWKNEHPLRYEDGDRIRAQYVIEKIYEVTHGEAVVTSDVGQNQMWTAQFYRFKNPRSNITSGGLGTMGFSFPASIGAAFGVKDRPVFSINGDGGIQMNIQELATAVGHKLPIKIVILNNGFLGMVRQWQDMFYKKRYSQVSLGNNPDFAKLAEAFGAAGFVTDKPAEVAPILEESMKINDRPVLIDFRTTSEDNVFPMIPSGGTVAQIMDYPKSVEELKKLHSHMETVK
- a CDS encoding bifunctional response regulator/alkaline phosphatase family protein, whose amino-acid sequence is MPGEKHRILWVDDEIELLKPHVIFLKDKGFQVDTATNGQDAIELVRQNFRDQNYDLILLDEMMAGMGGLKTLEAIKGIAPEIPVVMITKNEAESLMEEAIGQKITDYLTKPVNPSQILLTAKRIIDGHRITGERVSRDYVTDFRDISSQLDSELTYKEWVEIHQKLTYWELEIDEHPETGLKDPLTDQRRAANAAFGKYIESVYKNWVNSKSEKPKLSHEVFETYVMPKMTPGKPVVMIVIDCMRLDQWLIMEDYLRDDFAINKEFYYSILPTATPYSRNAIFSGLLPLEMEKRFPEIWDKGNSDDDSSRNRYEKELLTDLLQRKRIRVEPKYIKIIDPDFGKNIVSNISSFVRLPLTTIVVNFVDILAHSRSDSDILKEIAPDESAYRSLTKSWFQHSYLLDLFKALAETNATVVVTTDHGSVRSLRGSKVLGDREASTNLRYKFGRNLKCDDRQAIFVKNPEDYMLPRRGVTINYIIAKEDFYFVYPTEYHKYLEQYHDSFQHGGISLEEMILPVIFLDPR
- the tsaB gene encoding tRNA (adenosine(37)-N6)-threonylcarbamoyltransferase complex dimerization subunit type 1 TsaB, translating into MSTNRILALETATKICSVAVSENGVVAGEFSIYVPHAHVERLVSVINDLLKNLRLKYSDLDAIAVSNGPGSFTGLRIGLSVAKGIAFAEDKRIIAVPTLDALALRARILVDRKTVVPVLHARGREFYYCRYKFVNSFPERSGDYKVSGPAGIAEEFDSETIFVGEGVAELVKEDCINVKFGERSFCELTASAVEVGMAAQEKFDRQEFSDLRTLVPMYVKDFVTVKGNPLKKIMERI
- the tsaE gene encoding tRNA (adenosine(37)-N6)-threonylcarbamoyltransferase complex ATPase subunit type 1 TsaE; the protein is MEIHISKAESETIALGKKFAGQLKEGGFVALYGELGAGKTQFVKGVCEALKVTEVVNSPTFTIVNEYHGTMPVFHIDLYRLSNVDEILGIGFDEYLEAGGICLVEWAEKLDGIIPGRRFDVKLAVVDESTREISIASLNEGE
- the panC gene encoding pantoate--beta-alanine ligase; protein product: MKTITSIAEMQSIAGELRVGGKRIGLVPTMGYLHEGHLSLLDEAQKQSDVVVMSIYVNPTQFGRGEDFERYPRDLERDEKMAAARGVEYLFEPVDREMYPEGFLTFVELDKVSHLFEGEFRPGHFRGVATIVTKLFNIIRPHVAVFGQKDAQQVFIIQKLVSDLDFDVRIRVAPIVRDPDGLAMSSRNVYLSESERAQASVIYRSLKLAERILKEGDTDLVHVRSEMIRLIDSVSDAKIDYVSFVNTSTFDRVESTDGLEKAQAILAVRFGKTRLIDNMLYDLGH
- the ilvN gene encoding acetolactate synthase small subunit, with protein sequence MKKHTISVLVENKFGALNRIVGLFSARGYNIDSISVGTSEDDSAARVTIVSKGDDDIIEQIIKQLNKLIDVTKVVDLTYDSFMERELILIKVSANKTTRSELMQISEIFRSKIIDISQRSITIEATGSEKKVEAMIKMLEPFGIKEIARTGRVALKREFEGEV
- the accD gene encoding acetyl-CoA carboxylase, carboxyltransferase subunit beta, which encodes MSWFKRSKQNIVSGEKKDLPEGSWVKCEKCGEVLHKSQLQDNLWTCNKCNYHFRIGSKEYIQLLLDKKSFKETDRALKSNDPLKFTDTKSYKVRVAEAQKKTGLVDAIRTGTGEINGHKVVFGCMDFQFIGGSMGSVVGEKVARSVDRAVKLKRPLILISQSGGARMMEAAISLMQLAKTSARLTRLHKAGLPYISIMVDPTTGGVTASFAMLGDFNIAEPGALIGFAGPRVIKQAVGKDLPEGFQRSEFLLDKGFVDFIAHRKELKGKVTQLLDLLES